TCGTCAATAACTGATCGTTTTGAAGTAGAGGAGCGCCGATAAGATCGAACACCTcctttcttcatttttcaCTTGTCttaatatgaaaataaacgAGATTTCagaatattttaaaaagtactAAACATCAATTTCGCGTTGGTCTTTACAGGTTGTTTGCTCGTTTAGCGAGACATGTTTGGCTTGCTTTTCATGGTGTACAGAATGGCTAGCATCACATAGAGTtcgtttattaaaatattgcATAGAAGTACTGTATTAATCGTTGTCTAAAAGTTGATTAACGACGCCTAATTTTGCTTAGATCACTATCAGTAATAATcattatttcaaaagcaTCTCAATTTCCTAGTGATTTACTTAATGCGAAATACGAAAATATTGAACAAATATTACCgttagaaataaaattaacattttaaGTAATGCTGCGAGTAACAAGATATTTGGCTGTTACGGTTGGCATGCTGATTTGTTTTCTAAAGCAATGCTGAGTCTCTCAAGATTGATAAACAATCTTAACTAGAAAACAATTCCACCTTTTAAATTTCGTAGGCAATCATCGTCAAAcaacaaaatatatattctTATGAGGATTCTTTTTGCACTACATATTACACTGAATAACTTAAGTCGTCAACGAAGTCCCGAGTGGCTCAATCGGTTTAGAGCGTCTGACTCTTATGATGGTAATCAGAAGGTTGCGAGTTCGAGTCTCGCCTTGGgagtttattttttcaatttttttacaatgaTACtacaatttttggaatgtAAAGATTACTTAAATACAAAATGGTACGTTTAAAGAAATACGTACTTAGGGAAATTATGATAAATTCAACTTATTTGAGCACTCAAATATCAAAAAGAATGAGTAGTTGATGAagtatcttcaaaatttcaaaaaacatGAACTTAGAGGCATCTGTACTGTTTTTGTAGACCATGGTTTATTAACatctaaaaataatgaaaaatagcAAAAACATATGGTGttgcattaaaaaattagtaacGAATATGAAAGCATAAACATATGGTTTAGCCAGTCCAAAAATAACCCAATGTCTTGTATTGCAAGACACGGCTACCTAACATTTTCCAATCGCTGTTTTTTATCCACAGCTCCGATACGATCCGAATGCGATTGTATATACAAGCACCCTTCCAGGCAACAAATTGAGCATCCATACTTCTTGGTGGAGGAATTACCGAAATAGTAGGGATGTTGGCACGCTTGGAATGGATACGCTCTTCCAGTAAATGAGCAAAGCCCGGGAACTGACCAGCTCCACCGACGATCAAAATGCTTGAGTAAAGATTTTTTGCCTTCTCATCACTTAAATTTCCATCACATGCACTAAATATACTCTGGTTGATTGCATCATCCAAAGGATATATCAGTTTctcattctttatttctgGAGCAGCAAGTGAGCCACAATATACTACCCGTGGAGGCTTGAATTTTACCGAAGGTGTCACCAAATcactttcttcttttttctcttcatcATCTTTTCCATTAGCTTTGATGTTGGATATCGGCGTAGATATTTGCAATAAAGTGGTTTGGGCAAGTGATTCGGGATTATTCGGTTGGTTGTCATATACATCGACCGGCACTGGAAACAAAGTATACCGATCATGaagtttattttcattttcaaaaatgtcaGGGCGAAAGAATCCAAGAGGTGCAAGCATTGTTTCGTCAAGGCTTttaaatgtaaattttCTAGTCCCTTTATCAGGTGTTCGCGAAAAGAAGCTATTCAATTGAACATTATAGGTTGCTTCACTTAGGCcacaatattttatttttaaagcattgGCTAAAGACCAATCATACGGAGTTTTTAAGTCAATATCCTGATACGGGAAATGACTTCTCATGAGTAATTTCATGAATAAAAGCGTAATGTCATCTCCTCCatagtttatttttatccttGAGTTGGGAACGACAACCCCTTCTTCTACACAACTGATGGATGTTTTCTGAGCGCCCATATCGACAACACAAGCAGCAGACATTCCAGCACCAAATGAAGTGCACAGCGATTCTTGGACTATGGCAGCCTTTCCAAAATgcaaatcaaaaaataaaatgtcTAATATTTTCTCCACGTACACTCTATCGTAGAGGTCTGGGACAATGAAAATCACAGAATACTGTGAGAGTTGGGATACAGGGATTTGCAAAAGAGAGGTAATGCtgtatttaaatatttcataAATGTCAGCCAAAAGCTGTTGAGAAGATGCGTAATCAGATTCGTTAAAGACGCCGCTTTTTATAGGATAAAACAATTTGTATTCAGGATATTCATTTAACGGTAGTAAAAATGcctaaaaaatataattagtATACTTGTATGATATAAAGTTAGAAAAGGATGCTAAGATTTAAACGCACCTCCTTCCCACAAATCACATCAACATGATCATCTTGTTCAAAATGAATCCAGTCTGGTTTCTCAGGATCATCGTCCGGAGGAACAGTCTCTggttttgaaattttattatagtTTTTAACAAGTTGAGTACCATTTGGAACGGAACGTTTCTTTTGGGCTTTTAGCCAGGACTTCAGTTCTGAATCGAGCAATTTTAGATTAGAGTCAAACTAGAAGAATTAGCACAAGTCTTCGATTGCTTCCACATATTTAATAGTTGATAAATATGTAAAGAATGAGTTTCAAAcacaattttcaaattactTCATTGTCTCTCTCGAGATGTACATACCTCTGAATCAAATGCTACGTTTCCATCTTCATTAACATGACAAATGTCTTTAAGTAAGCAACGCTCTTGAGCAAATGGGGCCCTCATTTTGCGAGCAATTACCATGGGAACTGTGGTAGGAGTTTTATTAGAGGCCAATCCAATGCGAAGATTTTGAGAACCAATATGCAAAACGATAGTTTTATTATCCTACAAGGCATTTTAGCTAACCCATAATTAAAGAAGATTTTATCTTACCTTTTCTTCTCCTAGTTCAGATTCTTCAATGccatcttcttcttcttcaacttgtgatttttttgagtcATCCTGCTTCGTGTCTCCATTAGCAGATTCCGACTCTGTTTCTTTAGCGTCTTTCTCTCCAGCGGAGTCTCGCCATATATACATTTGGTCATCCCTTTTGAGATATTCACTATTTTGGTTAATTTAAGGACTAAACAAGCGAATTGCACACACGTGTAAAAGTTCTTTTGATTGATAGGAGGAacaatttgaaattgagtaaatttaaaatcgATTCCCTCCTCCGTGTAGggttgttttcttttcggAGCCATCGCTTTAAATCACAGGGcttgaaaaggaaatttcgTTACGGTGTAGTTGGGCCAAGTCGTGTTGGTTACTTTGCGAAACTTGACATGATTAAAGGATGTGCGTGTGTAGGTAGGAATGAATTGCGACAAAGaggaattttaaaagaagaaagtgATACATTACAATTTAACTCATTTATTCATGCCTAATTAAATAAGTATGAAAAATGCCAACTTGAAAACTCTATTTGACTCCACATCCTATGTACTTTAAAAGCTTACAGTTTGTAGTTAGAGTTGTTTAAATTGGATGTGATGTTTTTGTGAAGAGACACAGATTATATTTCGTATTTTTTCACTTTCAATCacttctttgttttctacTTTGAATTGTTTCCTGGGTGAAGAGTGCAATGACTGTTACTGTAAGAACAATTGGCATATGTTAACGTTTCAAGGActtttgtattttattttctcttgTTAAAGATTACACATTACTCAACTTGAATTGTATTAGACACGGGAATTAACTAATGAAGCTACATTGGAATATGAATGATGTAAAACGAAAAAAGAAGACACATGTACAAGATTTACACTGTACTTGgttcttttaattttttaaattttaataataattattaaagtaCAAACAGCTATGAGATGGATTGATGTTAAGTCTATATTGTTATATACATGAACAAGTGTTGAAAACCGTTGATAAAATAAGTTATCgaattgtataaaaaatatatacatatatgtAATAGTAAAGCAACTCCCTGAGAATGCAAGCAGTTTATGGCTTTATTAACTAACAGTCCATTCACctattaaataaagatatGCGTAAACAATTCAGAACTTGGACCATGAACTTCTACATTGCTACATTTATCTGTCTTTATaaattaagtaaaaattgaGAAGAATTTGGTTGTGTTTATTAGCACTTTTATTCAATGATTTTAGCTagtattctttttttacaaatttttaatttaatttttgctCATGGTCTCTTAGATCTCAACAAAATTGACTGTATAGCAAGAACgatgaaatttctttaataaacTAGATTAGGCAAGCATTCATTAATCAATTTTGGattgctttttatttagttgGGTTATTTTATCTGTAGTAATCAACATACAAAatagttgaaaatttgcttaCCAAAAAATCATCGAATTTACTTGTTACAATgatataatgaaattggACTACAGTGAGTGAACATCGTATAAtgctaaaagaaaaggcGATTTCAATAGGTGATACAATCGACGCAAAATCCTTAACATCCATAATGATGCATGCATAAATACTGGGATTTTAGAATTCGtacaataaaaatgattaatcGTCTATTAGTGAATCCTCGGCTTTAGGGAATTGCGATCTTACACGTTATCATTTCTAACATCAGTACTAtggatttcttttaattaattaacgaAAATGAGCAATTTATAACGTACTTCATACCGGTGCGAAGATTAGACGCTCGTTTCCAATTTAGGGTGATGCTAGGAAGTTATATGGGAACGTGATCTCCTTGGGTATTTGTGGAAAACACATCAATGGTAAGAACTAGACTTGAAAAACAGACTAATCAAGCAGGAAAATAGGAGGCAAGATTATATTTTGAGGGTTAGATACCATAACCCTCTTCCTCCTCCGCCGTTTCCTCCAAAATTGATCAATATACCTAATCCAGTAAAGCAGTATGCCTTACCAAATTTTGTATCAACTTTagttcaagaaaaaaagattcccattgaaaatgatattgAATTGGGAATGCCGCTTGATTTGGCCGGAATAACTGGATTTTTTGAAGGAGATACCAGCTGGATGCATTCGGATCTATCAAGTGTTAATTTGGATCCTATTGACCGttcattattaaaagttgCAGGAGGCTCTGGATCCACGCACCTTGAGGTACCTTTCTTGCGACGCACCGAGTACATATCTTCAGAAGTGGCACGTGCTGCTTCCAATCGGGGAAATTTACGACTTACAGCATCTACTAGTAAAGCATTGGCTGAACAACGTGGCCGTTCGCTTCGCGAGGTTCCCAAACAACTTGAAGCTATTAATGAGAGTTTCGACGTTGTGCAACAACCGTTAGAACAATTGAAGCATCCTACCAAGCCTGATTTAAAACCCGTATCAGCCTGGAACTTGTTGCCAAATACTTCAATGGCAGGAATTCAACATTTAATGTTGCGCGTTGCTGACGATTTGTCAGAACGGTCGCATTCTTATAGTTCCTTGGTTAATCTTCAAGAGGGGCACAATCTCACAAAACGTCACGAAGTCGCTCTATTCATGCCTTCTTCTGCAGAGGGTGAGGAATTCTTATCCTACTACTTACCTTCAGAAGAGACAGCGGAAGAGATACAAGCTAAAGTTAATGATGCTTCTGCCGATGTTCATGAACCATTTGTTTATAATCACTTTCGTAATTTTGATGCTTCTATGCATGTCAATAGCACAGGGCTTGAAGATCTTTGTTTGACGTTTCACACAGATAAAGATCATCCTGAAGCTAACCAAGTTTTATACACACCTATTTATGCTCGTTCTACCCTAAAGCGCCGTCATGTTCGTGCTCCAGTCAGTCTTGATGCTGTTGATGGTATTGAGTTGAGCCTTCGTGATTTGAATGACGAGGAATCGTTGCAGCTGAAGCGTGCCCGATATGATACATTTGGTTTAGGAAACATAAAAGAtttagaagaagaggaggaGAAACTAAGAAGTGTCGAGGGCAGCCTCAATGAGGAACTCtctgaagaagagaaaCCTGCGGAATCTCGTGAACAACTAGAATCTGCTGAACAAACTAATGGAGTTAAGCCTGAAACACAAGCTCAGAATATGTCGGCTTCCGAGTCGCAAGCAAATTCCCCTGCACCACCAGTAGAAGAAGGGAATACACAGCCTTCGCCAGTTGAACAGCTACAAAATGAAGAGGATTAATCGTTTCatgtttgaaaatgaaacattatcctaaacaaataaatgatCTAATCGTGTCTTTCATGCAGCATACCCTTGTATATACAAAACAATGAAATAACACTTTAACCTTCGCAAATGAATTTTGTATAAAACTATATACATAAAGAAGTTGTAAAACTATCgtataaaaattcatattgCATATTACGCGTGGAAGTTCGACTATTTTACACAATTTACAATTCTACGACTAAATGACAGTTGCTTTGGAAAAccaataatattttctctTAACGGTAAGATTTTTGTTGACGAGCACGAGCACCGTGACCACCGAACTAGAAACAGTTAgtataaaaatacaaaaacaCAGTGAATATAGACAGGCAACCAAATGCTTCAGTAGACAAAGCACAAAAAAGCTTAAATGCGTTATGTCCAAAACTAAATAAAGTTGCTTGaaattcaataataaacaaaccTTCTTGGGCTCCATACGACGAGGATCAGCAACTAACAAAGTACGGTCATAAGTAATGAGAGCCTTCTTGAGTTCAGCCTTAGAGTGCTCATCAACGAACTTTTGGTAGTAAGCAACGATGGCCTTGGAGATGGCTTGACGGATAGCATAGATTTGAGAAACATGTCCACCACCAGAAACACGAACACGGATATCGACGCCGGCAAACTTGTCAGCACCAGCAACCAAGATGGGTTCGTAAACTTTCATGCGCAAGATCTCGGGTTGAACAAGAGAAAGGGGGGCTCCATTGACCTTGATTAAACCCTTACCGACCTTGCAGTGAGCGACGGCCGTAGCGttacctttttttccaaagcaTTGAACAGACTGCATGGTTGGCTCCTGTATAAGCTCTAGCACATTCAGAATGGGTTACTGTAGTGTTGCGAAAAAAAGCAGTCACGTTTGTGTTGACTACGAAAAAAAGTCCTCACCACCGAGCACCAACTTACCTTCCACACCAACTCACCTGAACCACCATGGCAATTCACGTTAAAGGACAGTTGCCCAACGCTCACTTCCACAAGGACTGGCAGCGTTATGTGAAGACATGGTTTAACCAACCTGGCCGTAAGTTGCGTCGTCGTCAAGCTCGTCAAACCAAGGCTGCCAAGATCGCTCCTCGTCCCGTTGAGGCTATTCGTCCCGCCGTTAAGCCTCCCACCATCCGCTACAACATGAAGGTTCGTGCTGGTCGTGGTTTTACTCTTGAGGAGCTCAAGGCTGCTGGTGTTTCTCGTCGTGTTGCCTCTACCATCGGTATCCCCGTTGACCACCGCCGTCGCAACCGCTCTGAGGAGTCCTTACAACGTAACGTTGAGCGCATCAAAGTTTACCTTGCTCACTTGATTGTTTTCCCCCGTAAGGCTGGTCAACCCAAGAAGGGAGATGCTACTGATGTCTCTGGTGCTGAGCAAACTGATGTTGCCGCTGTTCTTCCCATCACTCAAGAAGCTGTTGAGGAGGCCAAGCCCATTACTGAAGAAGCCAAGAACTTCAACGCTTTCTCTACCCTTAGCAACGAGCGTGCTTATGCTCGTTATGCCGGTGCTCGCGCTGCTTTCCAAAAGAAGCGTGCTGAAGAGGCCGAGGCTAAGAAGAAGTAAAATGTCTGTAGTTAATGGATCAGGCAGAACTGGagtataaatattttgtttgaatttgGGTAACTTAAGCTTTTTATGTACATTCGCAAACAGTATTGTATCCAGTAGCAGAAGTGGAAGCTAGTtcacttaaaaaattttaagtaGTTTCACTAAAATTCCTATTTGCATATAACATTGGTGGCTGTTTAAGAGCGTGGTAAATATTGTAGTCTCTTGAGTTTGTAAGTCGTACAGTCGTATTGATAGAATAACCTTgtaatttcattttgaatTGCAAGGGCTTTCATGCATTTTCTTACAGTATATGTAAATTTGTGTTTATCAATTGTTtccttttaataattgctttctgatttttataaatgtATATGATTATTTTACATAAATTGCGTGTGGAAAACTATATTTCATCAATGtcacattttttttttcagtttAGGATGAATGACATTTAAACGGCTACCCTAAGAAGTTAAGGGCTAATAATACAATTATTCAACTTCTCATGTGTTTTCGCACTGTTTCGATTAATGTTGTGCAAAATTTATCATCTCCATATCCCACGTCCCTGAGGAGTTTGAGCACCAGGTGATTACATTCAACATTGATAATATTCCTATTAAAATCGTTTGTATATCTTTTAAACATGAATTTCAATGGTACAAGGTCAATTAGATAAAGTTTGGTCTTGGTTATTAGAAAGAGATGCTTCGATATGGAAGGAGCAATCTACTATTGTgcaatttttgttatattgtcaaattaaatttgccatagtttttaaacaccattttttacctttaaGTACACATTTCAAAGCCTATTTGAAAATcgcttcaaaatttttttgcgcTTATTAGCGGATTGTAACGAAGAACATTATGTGTCTTAAAGCAGTCACATTTCATAGCTATAATTTTTCGTCTGTCTATAGTCCCAACGTGCCCTCTACTCGTTACTAACAGACGATAAAATGGCGGAGGATGCACCGGTTGTACAACAGACTATGCTTGAACCTGAGgtgcttttaaaaaagcgCAAGGTCAATGAGCGTACTCGGAAAGAACGTGTTGAGCAGGCTATTGCCAAAAAAGAGGTATGTGAATTGCTTGTTCTACAGGTTTGAAATATCCATAATATACATATTTAtatgaaaaagatgaacCTTTCACTCTTGGATTGCTAGTTTCGACGATGCTGCTCCAAAATACCATCTTTCGGCTGATTCATATATTTTGTATTGGTTAAATTTAAACCTTTGacttcatcaatttttatatattgttaaaaacattttactaattttacTCCAGGCCCAGAAGAAAAATCGTAAAGAAACCTTCAAAAGGGCTGAgacttttattaataactACCGCCAACGAGAAAGAGAACGGATTAGGTTAAATCGATCTGCGAAAAATAAAGGAGACATTTTCGTGCCTGATGAAACAAAACTTCTTTTCGTTATTCGAATTGCCGGAGTCAAGAATATGCCTCCTAAAATTCGCAAAGTTCTGCGCTTATTACGCCTTTCTCGAATTAACAATGCCGTTTTTGTGCGAAATAATAAAGCCGTTGCTCAAATGCTTCGAATCGTCGAACCTTATGTTATGTATGGTATTCCCAATTTACATTCTGTTCGTGAACTCATTTATAAACGTGGCTTTGGTAAGATCAATGGTCAGCGTATTGCTCTCTCTGATAATGCATTAATTGAGGAGGCCTTGGGCAAATATGATGTTATTTCCATTGAAGATATCATTCATGAAATTTACAATGTAGGCTCTCATTTTAAGGAAGTTACTAAATTCTTATGGCCATTCACTTTGACTCCAGTTAAACACAGTTTGATGGAGAAAAAGGTCAAACATTTTAATGAGGGTCGAAAGGCTGGCTATTGTGGAGAAGAAATTAACGAATTGATTAAGAAACAAGTTTAAAACTTTCTTTGAGTTCGTGTAATGACTTAAATTTTGCATTCAGatgaaaatgcaaaaatgtaTATTAGACTTTTTATAGGCCGTGGATTggaatttaattaattggGTTACATTATTCACTATCTTATTGATTTATTAGAACTACTATGTAACGTATCGTATGATGAGGGTAATTTtgtagttaaaaaaaactaaattattgataaatattGTACATTATATAATATGAGTGCTGTGTTTTATGAGGTTGTCACAAGCACCTGTAAATGTTCATAATTTTACACACCATAGCAAAGAAGGATTTTCCTAGTCTTCCTGAGAGAAAATGCCATGATAACTTTGTTCAGCTTGCGTTGGTCCAAATTCGGCATCATCGTTCACATCATTATTAAAAGCAGCAAGCTCGGATTCATTAGGAATACCATCTAAGAACAATGATTGACCAGCATCGTTTGTGGTTGATGGCTCCTTAATGCCATTAGTTTCGTCGCTTCGGTCAAGCGCAGAATTAAACATTCTGGATGAGTCACTTTGCTATAAAGTtaatgttaataaattattgtaCTTAGTACTAAAGCCGAATTACATACATCAGTTTGCCATCCAATAGATCCAGGGGGATTATGTGCTACAGCAGTCAATGAGTTGTTGCGCTCTACTGAATTGAACAGAGAAGCTGGTGTTGAACTGTGCTGCCATCTATTTCCCATCATAGATGACACCTCTTGTTCATCTGATCCAACTACAGTTGCAAGAATGAACTGCGCTTCAATTTCGGAATTTTTCCCTTTTGCAAAAGTTAAAAGTATCGGTTTTCCTGGGACACCGTAATATGCACAAATCGAGCTTCCCAATGCCTCTGCTAAAATGACGGCAGCACGAAATTCACGTAGAGAAAGGGTAACAGAGACTCCCTCATTAAGTGCGACGCGTTCAAATTCTTTACCATCAATGGAAACAGTTGTTTGGGTAGGTTGCTTCAAAATATCTCTATTATGTACGACCTCTTCTGTGAAACTTGTAAGTAAAACACGTTCTTGAAGTGGTTGAATTGTAAGCTCTTCCGTTCTCTGACCAAAATGTTCAGTCAAAtcttttagaatttttgagtttatttgaaaattattgtGACTAAGAgatttatcaaaaacaGCGTGTAAAGTTTGGGTTTGTTCatatgatattttatatgTTTTAATCACTCCTTGATGAATAAACGTTAGTAGagcaaataaaataataagacGGACAAACTACGTACCGTGCTTGCAtaagaatttaaatataatcCTACACTCGCTACCAGTAGAGATTGAGATTTGAACATTCTCGACAATCACATCTTTTCTGCTTGCAGATTCACTGCCATAACCGTTCTTGCTATTGGTAGTGACGACAGTCGGGATGAAATCAAAGATTTTGTTTCTAAACACAGATAGTATGGGCTTGACTTGCGTACGAATACGTATTGTAGGAGTCATCAATCCCGTCAACAGGACGGAATCCGGCTGAAAAATGTACTTGTCAAAAAAtgccttttttaaagtcaCCATGCTAAATCCTGACCTAGAAGAATTTAAACATGTAATCTCTATCTTTACCAATTAGTTTCAATGTTTAGTAAGGTTTGAAAAAAGTTCCAACACACCtgatttttgttaatttccCAGTTGACAGCATCATCGATTCTAGAAAGATTTGTAAAGATCCTTGCGAGGTCCCGAAGATTAACATTTGAAACAGTGAATTCCATTTTATATACCAGTACGTGAATTGATGTAGACGAATGCTGAACGAATAACGATAGTTTCTAGTCGATATGACGATTAATTTCTTAATTCATGCTAATAGAAGTAAATAAATCTCGACAATTTTTGACAAACAGAATTGAAACTGGTATATACAGAGGTAAATCTATAATGTGGTGTTTTCTAGCACCTGCTTTAACGCACTTATATTAGTATAGACACGCGCGCCGAAATTTGTACGAAAGTGTAATGGCCAACATCAATCGCAAAATAATCTGTATATACACAATGAATTGTAATAAGAAGAAACTTATAGCTGCTTTTAATTTGCAGCAGAAAGAGTTCAACTGTACATCATATAAACGTACATACTTTTATGCTTAAAATACTAAAGTGCACAAAAACTAAAACCTTCAGCCCAAGATAACCCTTTATTACTTGTAATTGCCCGACATTGTGACCATCTATGTAACCATATatatgttaaatttttttattaacctaaataattgtaaacgaaatatattataataGAACCAAAATCCGCGAATGCCCTTTTTAAAACCGAAAAAAGATATACtgtaagtaaaaataatcatGCACCCTAAATGTTTAGCACAGCTTGcgtatattaaaaaaaagacaaataGTGAAGCTTATCCAACACGCACAAGCTTATTTTCAACCGAAGAGAGAAAATCCGTCGTTGGAAGAGATCAGTTCATCATCCTTCTCCACGAAGTTTGAAGTATTTGTATCATTAGCTGTCTCTGATAAATCTAATTGTTGACCCAACAGACTACTAAACAAATCTTCAGTTTGTTCATCCGGCCATACAGTCACTTCAATGGGAGccataaaattttgtaatttaTCATGAACGTGATACCTTATTTTTCGACCTTTGGATGCCTTAGTATCAAcgttttctttcttctgtttttgcttttttgtAGCCATCCAACGAACAGTGCCATCTCGAGTAGAGTCTGCCATTCTAGAATTAATGAAATCCTTCAATAATGATTGATAAAAATCCGTGTCGTTGTAAATTTCGGGATTGAAAGTTTTGTTGTTAGGGTCACTGTAATCAATTCTAGTGCGCTCGACCAAATCTTTCTTGTTAATCATAGAATTTTCGATTTGTTGAACAATACTTTGATTTAGAGCCTTGAATTTGTTAGATTGCGAAATCCCTTGCACTGCTTGAACCCGATTATGCCATTTGGTTAAAGTATCATTTTTCCACTCATTCAAAGAGTCGTCAAGGTTATTCATTTCTAAAGCAATTTCTTCTAGACTAACAGgattctcttttctttttgatcTACTGTCAAGAATTTCCACTCCAGAGTCAATAAGTAAGTTTTTCCTCAGCTGTAAAGTGTGTTGAATAAAAGATACTAAACCATCTCGGGCTTCTACTTTATCACCTTGAAGTTGGTTGCTGGAAGAAAGAAGTTGACTACATCCTTTTTGAAGACGGATTCTAGTATCTAAAACATTATCGTAAAAACGCATCTGCTCCTTCAAAGCTAAACCCTTTTTCATGTCTTCAAGGGCGGATGTACGAATTTGATCAGATAGCTTTTTCTCTCCATttataatcttttttaaacgatCCATGTCTTTTTCAGGAATGGCAGAAGATTGGTCgtcatcttcattttcctcAGAAATTGATGAAGCTTCTGagcttgaaaaattttcgtGATCTTCTGAAACTGCATCATTTTCGTCTTCCTCCgaatcttcttcttcagatGGTGATGAAGATTGAGAGTTTAAAGAACCGCTATTAAGTAATTCCTGGCGAGAcgtttttcttcctttaaattttgggTCTAACTGAGGAGCCTGTTTTGAGCGTAATTTACTTTCACTATAAAATATGAAACATTAGTATAAGCTCAAATAcgcaaaagtaaaaattttgaacatACCTAACATCAACATAATGTTCTCTCCCTAAGGTatcgttttcttcttcgCTAGAGTCCTCTCTATCAGAGAATGCGTCCTCTAAAGCTTCAGGGTCTCTTTCTATTTATGTGAGTAAGAATCCCGGAATTTTTCGTTAATAACATACCCTGCGGTTGAGGGTTTAGCATCCCTGCCAATtcatcttttaaagaaactAAAGATTTATTAGAACCTAAAAATATCTTATTGAACTTACCTTTACCCATTTTGAGCAAATTTTGATGTGTCTGGGACTGGGTAAGTGAAGGGGTGTGGGTTAG
This portion of the Schizosaccharomyces pombe strain 972h- genome assembly, chromosome: I genome encodes:
- the rad9 gene encoding checkpoint clamp complex protein Rad9, giving the protein MEFTVSNVNLRDLARIFTNLSRIDDAVNWEINKNQIEITCLNSSRSGFSMVTLKKAFFDKYIFQPDSVLLTGLMTPTIRIRTQVKPILSVFRNKIFDFIPTVVTTNSKNGYGSESASRKDVIVENVQISISTGSECRIIFKFLCKHGVIKTYKISYEQTQTLHAVFDKSLSHNNFQINSKILKDLTEHFGQRTEELTIQPLQERVLLTSFTEEVVHNRDILKQPTQTTVSIDGKEFERVALNEGVSVTLSLREFRAAVILAEALGSSICAYYGVPGKPILLTFAKGKNSEIEAQFILATVVGSDEQEVSSMMGNRWQHSSTPASLFNSVERNNSLTAVAHNPPGSIGWQTDQSDSSRMFNSALDRSDETNGIKEPSTTNDAGQSLFLDGIPNESELAAFNNDVNDDAEFGPTQAEQSYHGIFSQED
- the bfr2 gene encoding traub family ribosome biogenesis protein, coding for MGKVSLKDELAGMLNPQPQERDPEALEDAFSDREDSSEEENDTLGREHYVDVSESKLRSKQAPQLDPKFKGRKTSRQELLNSGSLNSQSSSPSEEEDSEEDENDAVSEDHENFSSSEASSISEENEDDDQSSAIPEKDMDRLKKIINGEKKLSDQIRTSALEDMKKGLALKEQMRFYDNVLDTRIRLQKGCSQLLSSSNQLQGDKVEARDGLVSFIQHTLQLRKNLLIDSGVEILDSRSKRKENPVSLEEIALEMNNLDDSLNEWKNDTLTKWHNRVQAVQGISQSNKFKALNQSIVQQIENSMINKKDLVERTRIDYSDPNNKTFNPEIYNDTDFYQSLLKDFINSRMADSTRDGTVRWMATKKQKQKKENVDTKASKGRKIRYHVHDKLQNFMAPIEVTVWPDEQTEDLFSSLLGQQLDLSETANDTNTSNFVEKDDELISSNDGFSLFG